A stretch of Neisseria subflava DNA encodes these proteins:
- a CDS encoding DnaJ domain-containing protein — MEQLNLYEILGVSQDADINVIREAYGKLVANPDIQKDAERFKAIGQAFEVLSHPEKRLAYDAAMQYERQEVKDNSFNDTAANHTANYNTGNNNMGGNVVSTSKSEVKNYVFIAYVTYALGLFIWFTPVVGVILAFIKRDEAQGSIYASHIDYLIKTFWVSLIGMVLGMLTILILIGWLILVATGIWLIYRVVVGLIKLNEDKPVPTQGWF; from the coding sequence ATGGAACAATTAAATTTATACGAAATCTTGGGTGTATCTCAGGATGCGGATATCAACGTTATCCGCGAAGCTTACGGCAAATTGGTTGCCAATCCGGATATTCAGAAAGATGCGGAGCGTTTCAAAGCCATCGGACAGGCGTTTGAAGTATTGTCTCATCCGGAAAAACGTTTGGCTTATGATGCGGCTATGCAGTACGAGCGCCAGGAAGTCAAAGACAACAGTTTCAATGATACGGCTGCCAATCATACGGCAAACTATAATACAGGGAACAATAATATGGGGGGCAATGTGGTCAGTACGTCCAAATCCGAAGTAAAAAACTATGTTTTTATTGCCTATGTCACATATGCGTTGGGCTTGTTTATTTGGTTTACACCCGTCGTCGGTGTGATTTTGGCGTTTATCAAACGCGATGAAGCGCAAGGCAGCATTTACGCCAGCCATATTGATTATCTGATTAAGACATTTTGGGTGTCTTTGATTGGTATGGTTTTAGGGATGCTGACCATACTTATCTTAATCGGTTGGCTGATTTTGGTGGCAACCGGTATTTGGCTCATTTATCGAGTAGTCGTCGGACTGATTAAACTGAATGAAGATAAGCCTGTTCCTACTCAAGGATGGTTCTAA
- a CDS encoding DUF6973 domain-containing protein, whose translation MKHIKKHIQCAVLGMLVLSGCQSYQEDQSRRSKMAQFALNHPVAAQVIGMEDEGLINMTSNATRFAERSGLDDKANGDSRGTQVNAVRQALWQAAIASKFDSIIAEKAGNARLTDMELREGKDDYFSRYLADQAVDQRNNRIGRSIGSAKPDSDMKTLVASILFYYNKVGLWTASEVKNRWHIKQEKLSDGQYAEALKNIAQLDQNGMTEQERSGYKTDTLSEIKRSVKAMRQVED comes from the coding sequence ATGAAACATATTAAAAAACACATTCAATGCGCCGTTCTCGGCATGCTGGTATTGTCCGGCTGTCAATCGTATCAGGAAGATCAAAGCCGCCGCAGCAAAATGGCTCAATTCGCGCTTAACCATCCCGTAGCCGCCCAAGTTATCGGCATGGAAGACGAAGGTTTAATCAATATGACCAGCAATGCCACACGCTTTGCCGAGCGTTCAGGTTTGGACGACAAAGCAAACGGCGACAGCAGGGGAACACAGGTCAATGCCGTACGCCAAGCATTATGGCAGGCAGCGATTGCTTCTAAATTCGACAGCATTATTGCCGAAAAAGCAGGTAATGCGCGCCTGACGGATATGGAGTTGCGAGAAGGTAAAGACGACTACTTCAGCCGTTACCTTGCCGACCAGGCAGTCGATCAACGTAACAACCGTATCGGCCGCAGTATCGGCAGTGCCAAGCCTGACAGCGATATGAAAACGTTGGTGGCAAGCATTTTGTTCTACTACAACAAAGTAGGCTTATGGACGGCTTCCGAAGTGAAAAACCGTTGGCACATCAAACAGGAAAAACTTTCAGACGGCCAGTATGCCGAGGCATTGAAAAACATCGCCCAATTGGATCAAAACGGCATGACCGAACAGGAACGTAGCGGTTATAAAACCGATACGCTCAGCGAAATCAAGCGTTCGGTTAAGGCCATGCGTCAAGTCGAAGACTGA
- a CDS encoding DMT family transporter: MAYLLASIVCSVLVSVLLKVARKQKINIEQAVAVNYIVAVTLTMLVLKPDLSNPQVFLPTWWLFAALGILLPSVFVIMGKSVDAAGIVKSDAAQRLSLFLPIIASFTLFHEQLTEGRLIGLVLAFTALFFLLWKSDGGKKSGGLSTQVMLLLGVWCGYGVIDILFKQVAKSGTAFAGNLLVAFCLAGILMFGYLFAKGSKWTKEGIVGGMILGCLNFLNIVTYISAHQIMKDNPTLVFAGMNIGVIVLGTLIGAAIFKEKISSINAAGISIAICSIACLFYWPQIRSLLG; this comes from the coding sequence ATGGCATATTTATTGGCAAGTATCGTTTGCAGCGTGTTGGTTTCCGTATTGCTGAAAGTGGCGCGCAAGCAAAAAATCAATATTGAGCAGGCGGTAGCGGTGAACTATATCGTTGCCGTTACTTTGACCATGCTGGTGTTAAAGCCCGATTTGAGCAATCCGCAGGTGTTTTTACCGACTTGGTGGCTCTTTGCGGCTTTGGGTATCTTGTTGCCAAGCGTGTTTGTTATTATGGGCAAATCCGTTGATGCGGCAGGTATCGTCAAATCGGACGCGGCACAGCGCTTATCGCTATTTTTGCCCATTATCGCTTCATTCACGCTTTTTCATGAACAACTGACCGAAGGCCGTCTGATTGGTTTGGTATTGGCATTTACAGCATTGTTTTTCTTACTTTGGAAAAGCGATGGCGGTAAGAAATCCGGCGGTCTCAGTACGCAAGTGATGCTGCTTTTGGGCGTTTGGTGCGGCTACGGCGTCATCGATATTTTATTCAAACAAGTGGCAAAAAGCGGTACCGCGTTTGCCGGCAATTTGCTGGTGGCGTTTTGTTTGGCCGGCATCTTGATGTTTGGCTACCTGTTTGCCAAAGGAAGCAAATGGACCAAAGAGGGCATAGTAGGCGGTATGATTTTGGGCTGTCTGAACTTTTTGAATATTGTTACCTACATTTCTGCACACCAAATCATGAAGGATAATCCGACTTTGGTGTTTGCGGGTATGAATATTGGTGTGATTGTTTTGGGTACGCTGATTGGTGCGGCAATATTTAAGGAAAAAATCAGCAGCATTAATGCAGCCGGTATTAGCATTGCTATTTGCTCGATAGCCTGCCTGTTTTACTGGCCGCAGATTCGCAGCTTACTGGGTTAA
- the hemB gene encoding porphobilinogen synthase yields the protein MNFPPRYVSNTRMRRMRKDDFSRRLMREHTLTADDLIYPVFVLEGQNQEEVVPSMPGVKRQSLDKLLFTAEEALKLGIPMLALFPVVTQNKTEFAEEAYNPEGLVPTVVRTLREKFPELGIMTDVALDPYTIHGQDGLTDQNGYVLNDETIEVLVKQALCHADAGAQVIAPSDMMDGRILAIREALEDAGHIHTRIMAYSAKYASAFYGPFRDAVGSSGNLGKADKKTYQMDPANTNEALHEVALDIQEGADMVMVKPGLPYLDVVRRVKDEFGVPTYAYQVSGEYAMLQAAIQNGWLDGEKTILESLLAFKRAGADGILTYYAIEAAKLLKK from the coding sequence ATGAATTTCCCTCCGCGTTATGTCTCAAACACCCGTATGCGCCGTATGCGTAAAGACGATTTTTCACGTCGTCTGATGCGCGAGCATACTTTGACGGCAGATGATTTAATCTATCCGGTTTTTGTATTGGAAGGCCAGAATCAGGAAGAGGTGGTCCCATCCATGCCGGGTGTCAAACGCCAAAGTTTGGACAAATTATTGTTTACCGCTGAAGAAGCACTGAAGCTCGGTATTCCTATGCTGGCTTTGTTTCCTGTGGTAACGCAAAACAAAACCGAGTTTGCGGAGGAGGCTTATAACCCTGAAGGCTTGGTGCCGACAGTAGTACGAACCCTGCGTGAGAAATTCCCAGAGCTGGGTATCATGACCGACGTTGCCTTGGACCCCTATACCATTCACGGCCAAGACGGTTTAACCGATCAAAATGGCTATGTCCTCAACGATGAAACCATTGAAGTTTTGGTAAAACAGGCTTTGTGTCATGCTGATGCAGGCGCACAAGTCATTGCCCCATCAGACATGATGGACGGACGTATTCTTGCCATCCGTGAAGCCTTAGAAGATGCTGGACATATCCATACGCGCATTATGGCGTATTCGGCAAAATATGCTTCAGCGTTCTATGGCCCGTTCCGCGATGCTGTTGGCAGCTCCGGTAATTTGGGTAAGGCAGACAAGAAAACCTACCAAATGGATCCTGCAAACACTAACGAAGCCTTGCACGAAGTAGCATTGGATATTCAAGAGGGCGCAGACATGGTAATGGTAAAACCGGGTCTGCCGTATCTGGATGTCGTTCGTCGAGTTAAAGACGAGTTCGGCGTACCGACTTATGCCTATCAAGTTTCCGGCGAATATGCCATGCTTCAGGCTGCCATTCAAAACGGTTGGCTGGATGGTGAGAAAACCATTTTGGAAAGCCTATTGGCATTCAAACGCGCCGGCGCTGATGGCATTTTGACTTACTATGCGATTGAAGCGGCAAAATTGTTGAAGAAGTAA
- a CDS encoding DUF4189 domain-containing protein: MKKMIVIFLGLLSFNAYSYDATRGALQNDPTLCQYGYNPNCGSKNRSAPPIEIIYHNINIEVPPLFAAFALSSQTGYFAVATNQGSLEMAQEKAIEECQKGSQNTPCEVLKWVKNSCLSAAKGRLKRNYIVFTGGGLPGNAEKIALLNCMKKGAKECRIIVPETCSIS, encoded by the coding sequence ATGAAAAAAATGATTGTTATTTTTTTAGGCTTGCTAAGCTTTAATGCTTATTCCTATGATGCCACAAGAGGCGCCCTGCAAAACGACCCTACCTTGTGTCAATATGGTTACAATCCAAATTGCGGTTCTAAAAATAGATCTGCGCCCCCTATAGAAATCATTTATCATAATATTAATATTGAAGTTCCACCCTTATTTGCAGCTTTTGCTTTAAGTTCACAAACAGGATATTTTGCAGTAGCTACAAATCAAGGATCTTTGGAGATGGCACAAGAGAAAGCAATTGAAGAGTGTCAAAAAGGAAGCCAAAATACTCCTTGTGAAGTGCTTAAGTGGGTCAAGAATAGTTGTCTCTCAGCTGCAAAAGGAAGGCTAAAAAGGAATTATATTGTATTTACAGGTGGAGGCCTTCCGGGAAATGCAGAAAAAATAGCTTTGCTAAATTGTATGAAAAAAGGGGCAAAAGAATGCAGAATCATTGTTCCCGAAACATGCTCGATTAGTTAA
- a CDS encoding lipase, which translates to MSTITRQQYADLAVDAYISRSVTKGNETIKIGGNEYKVAAVWNNPKTGYYGAVYQDVRTNDFIAAHRGTEISLKDLSDGYTDLKMVTRSMNNQSADAEKLTRMAIAKAEEFHSKNPYLPKPSVTHTGHSLGGTHVQIQTYRFGHEGVTFNAYGAVRMHGVRQGNGDVTNYVKAADVVSSANPHYGKVIILAEQDDLAPLKKSGYNNKSNTSAYHAVTAAVRSFKTHSSDHFVGKDSILSEHNYTRARQLAEANKFMISDYRGDVATSKTLFAAASFANANLFEKMKILRNMTEKYDRDQEKIKELINSAPTPKSIFDSRSMHLMQDKGKHPHSDKTIYADANKLDLSKPLASNASSKEFREYGFAALLADDKTMQHSLDSLLASNINRGLQQNTEKMLQEQENMRLAEEQSRASGIFRS; encoded by the coding sequence ATGAGTACAATTACCAGACAACAATATGCCGATTTGGCTGTAGATGCTTATATCTCACGCTCCGTTACCAAAGGAAACGAAACTATTAAAATCGGAGGTAATGAATATAAAGTGGCTGCTGTATGGAATAATCCGAAAACTGGATATTATGGTGCTGTATATCAAGATGTCCGTACCAATGACTTTATCGCTGCTCATCGAGGAACCGAAATCAGCCTTAAGGATTTGAGTGATGGGTATACAGACTTAAAAATGGTTACCCGAAGTATGAATAATCAATCAGCCGATGCAGAAAAACTAACACGCATGGCTATTGCAAAAGCAGAAGAATTTCATAGTAAAAACCCATATTTACCCAAACCTTCTGTTACCCATACCGGACATTCACTCGGTGGGACACACGTTCAAATTCAAACATACCGCTTTGGTCATGAAGGAGTAACCTTTAATGCATATGGCGCTGTCCGTATGCATGGTGTACGACAGGGTAACGGTGATGTAACCAATTACGTTAAAGCTGCAGATGTCGTCTCTTCTGCTAATCCGCATTACGGCAAAGTTATCATTCTAGCCGAACAAGACGACCTTGCACCATTAAAAAAATCTGGCTATAACAATAAAAGCAATACGTCTGCTTACCATGCAGTGACTGCAGCAGTAAGATCATTTAAAACTCACTCATCTGATCATTTTGTGGGTAAAGATTCGATCCTTTCTGAACATAATTACACTCGCGCTCGCCAACTAGCTGAAGCAAATAAATTTATGATTTCAGACTATCGAGGTGATGTAGCTACCTCAAAAACTTTATTTGCTGCAGCCAGTTTTGCGAATGCCAATCTTTTCGAAAAAATGAAAATCTTGCGTAACATGACAGAAAAATACGATAGAGATCAGGAAAAGATTAAGGAGCTTATTAATAGTGCGCCTACTCCAAAATCTATATTCGATAGTCGGTCAATGCATCTTATGCAAGATAAGGGTAAACATCCTCATAGCGATAAAACTATTTATGCTGATGCAAATAAACTTGATCTTAGCAAACCTTTAGCTTCAAATGCTTCCTCTAAAGAATTCCGTGAATACGGTTTTGCAGCATTATTAGCAGACGACAAAACAATGCAACATTCGCTAGACAGTCTACTTGCTTCCAATATTAATCGAGGTTTACAACAAAATACAGAAAAAATGCTTCAGGAACAGGAAAATATGAGATTGGCTGAAGAGCAATCAAGGGCTTCAGGTATATTTCGAAGCTAA